In the Malus domestica chromosome 16, GDT2T_hap1 genome, one interval contains:
- the LOC103444584 gene encoding uncharacterized protein, whose translation MSTFTHHHNGLLLKTPLSGRSRVSVSKSRPGPFTVRMSLQETGPSVAVVGVTGAVGQEFLSVLQDRDFPFRSIKMLASKRSAGQNLKFLGENYVVEELTHDSFDGVEIALFSAGGSISKEFGPVAVERGTIVVDNSSAFRMQNDVPLVVPEVNPEAMEGIKVGNGKGALIANPNCSTIICLMAVTPLHRHSKVKRMVVSTYQAASGAGAAAMRELELQTQEVLEGKPPTTKIFSRQYAFNLFSHNSAVLSNGYNEEEMKLVKETRKIWSDNDVKVTATCIRVPVMRAHAESINLQFENQLDEDTAREILKKAPGLVVIDDRTANNFPTPLEVSNKDDVAVGRIRRDVSQEGNYGLDIFVCGDQIRKGAALNAVQIAEMLI comes from the exons ATGTCCACTTTCACCCACCATCACAACGGCCTCCTCCTCAAGACTCCCCTCTCCGGCCGGTCCCGGGTCTCCGTGTCCAAGTCGCGACCCGGCCCATTCACAGTCCGAATGTCTCTCCAAGAGACCGGCCCATCAGTTGCGGTGGTCGGCGTTACCGGTGCCGTCGGTCAGGAGTTCCTCTCTGTCCTCCAAGACCGTGACTTCCCTTTCCGCTCAATCAAGATGCTTGCCTCCAAGCGCTCCGCGGGTCAGAACTTGAAGTTCCTCGGCGAAAACTACGTCGTTGAGGAGCTCACCCATGACAGCTTTGACGGCGTCGAAATCGCCCTCTTCAGCGCCGGCGGGTCAATCAGCAAAGAGTTCGGTCCCGTTGCCGTAGAGCGCGGCACCATTGTCGTTGATAATAGCTCTGCTTTCCGGATGCAGAACGACGTGCCGCTTGTGGTCCCTGAAGTCAATCCGGAGGCTATGGAGGGTATCAAGGTTGGAAACGGAAAGGGGGCGCTCATTGCTAACCCTAATTGCTCCACCATTATTTGTTTAATGGCTGTCACCCCTCTCCATCGCCACTCTAAG GTAAAGCGAATGGTTGTTAGTACGTATCAGGCTGCTAGTGGAGCTGGTGCTGCTGCCATGAGAGAGCTTGAGCTGCAAACTCAGGAG GTACTGGAAGGGAAGCCACCAACCACTAAGATATTTTCGCGGCAG TACGCATTTAATTTGTTTTCGCACAACTCGGCAGTTCTTTCAAATGGATATAATGAAGAGGAAATGAAACTAGTCAAGGAGACACGAAAAATATGG AGTGACAATGATGTCAAGGTAACTGCGACATGTATACGAGTTCCTGTCATGAGGGCGCATGCTGAGAGTATAAATCTTCAATTTGAGAACCAACTTGATGAG GACACTGCAAGGGAAATTCTGAAGAAAGCTCCTGGGCTGGTGGTTATTGATGACCGAACAGCGAATAACTTCCCTACACCATTGGAGGTGTCAAACAAAGATGATGTTGCAGTAGGCAGAATCCGTCGTGATGTATCCCAAGAAGGGAACTATGG GTTGGATATATTTGTATGCGGTGATCAAATACGCAAGGGAGCTGCACTTAATGCTGTTCAGATTGCCGAGATGTTGATATAG